The Plectropomus leopardus isolate mb chromosome 22, YSFRI_Pleo_2.0, whole genome shotgun sequence genome includes a window with the following:
- the LOC121961533 gene encoding NXPE family member 3-like isoform X2, with protein MKARAWIQRDCIIIFLFVVVFVIIFVLQNMELNEIIPKVLTDHDMHRSFCTFQPLSPENAKEERLLLDSIVWPETQPLSARHSLSQTSDPAHSTFTILPRKGGGQWRVGDQLEVLIKICDFQHHPKTSGGDFLIARLHNLKLGAGVAGQVVDHLNGSYSAVFSLLWEGVAQVEVTLVHPSEAVTVLQRLTSKQPDRIDFKSLFRSGSLSETTTCNVCLRPTQRPLCNFTDLRTGEPWFCYKPLKLSCDARIDHIKGDLKQNLRANEEKLFQSGVNLKVFIPASGPAIVTILPKEKGPTEVKSINVTSGPSGYYYQGVWQALGGTTVHQFNASATAQCLKGKDVHMYGDSTIRQWFEFLSTALPDLKEFDLHNPPKFGPFIALSYANNILVKYRCHGPPIRSPTVPVSELRYIANELDYLKGGVNTVVVLGIWAHFSTFPVEIYIRRLQNIRRAVMQLLVRAPDTKVIIRTANPKALTLYETMTNSDWYSLRRDYVLRAMFKGLNVHLVDAWEMVLAHHLPHNLHPQTPIIKNMVDVFLSYICPQKGS; from the exons ATGAAGGCCAGAGCTTGGATACAACGGGACTGCATCATCATCTTCCTCTTTGTGGTTGTCTTTGTCATTATCTTTGTGCTACAAAATATGGAG CTTAATGAAATCATCCCGAAAGTTCTCACTGACCATGACATGCATCGCAGCTTCTGCACCTTCCAGCCACTGTCCCCTGAGAACGCTAAGGAGGAACGCCTCCTACTAGACTCCATTGTGTGGCCTGAAACTCAACCTTTGTCAGCTCGTCACTCCCTGAGCCAGACCAGTGATCCAGCTCACAGCACCTTCACCATTCTCCCgaggaagggaggaggacaGTGGCGTGTAGGGGATCAGCTGGAGGTTCTGATAAAAATTTGTGATTTCCAGCACCATCCCAAGACGTCTGGGGGGGACTTTTTAATCGCCCGGCTCCACAACCTGAAGCTTGGTGCAGGTGTGGCTGGGCAAGTGGTGGATCATCTCAATGGGAGCTACTCTGCTGTGTTCTCTTTACTCTGGGAAGGAGTCGCACAGGTTGAG GTGACGCTGGTTCACCCTAGTGAGGCTGTCACAGTGCTCCAAAGGCTGACCAGCAAACAGCCGGACAGGATTGACTTCAAAAGCCTCTTCCGTTCAGGCTCACTCTCTGAAACTACCACCTGTAATGTCTGCCTACGCCCAACCCAACGGCCACTCTGCAACTTCACTGACCTCCGTACAGGCGAGCCTTGGTTCTGCTACAAGCCACTGAAGCTGAGCTGTGATGCCAGGATCGACCACATCAAGGGGGACTTGAAACAAAATCTCAGGGCTAATGAGGAGAAGCTCTTTCAAAG TGGTGTCAACTTGAAAGTCTTCATTCCGGCTTCAGGACCTGCCATTGTCACCATATTGCCAAAAGAGAAAG GTCCTACTGAGGTGAAAAGCATCAATGTGACATCTGGACCTTCTGGTTATTACTACCAAGGTGTGTGGCAAGCACTAGGTGGAACCACAGTCCATCAATTCAATGCCTCTGCCACCGCACAGTGTCTAAAAGGCAAGGATGTCCACATGTATGGAGACTCCACTATCAGGCAGTGGTTTGAATTCCTCAGCACAGCACTACCAG ATCTAAAGGAGTTTGATCTGCACAACCCCCCAAAATTTGGACCTTTCATCGCCTTAAGCTATGCAAACAACATCTTGGTGAAATACCGCTGCCATGGTCCCCCGATCCGATCTCCCACGGTCCCAGTCAGCGAGCTTCGTTACATTGCAAATGAACTAGATTACTTAAAAGGAGGCGTCAACACTGTCGTAGTTCTTGGCATCTGGGCTCACTTCAGCACTTTCCCAGTGGAGATCTACATCCGGAGGCTGCAGAACATCCGCAGGGCGGTGATGCAGCTGCTGGTCAGGGCTCCAGACACAAAGGTCATCATCCGGACCGCAAACCCCAAAGCTTTGACACTTTATGAGACAATGACCAACAGTGACTGGTACTCGCTGCGGCGTGATTATGTGCTCAGAGCCATGTTTAAAGGACTCAACGTTCATCTAGTCGATGCCTGGGAGATGGTCCTGGCCCACCACCTGCCGCACAACCTCCACCCACAAACTCCTATAATTAAGAATATGGTCGATGTATTCTTGTCCTACATATGCCCTCAAAAGGGCAGCTag
- the LOC121961533 gene encoding NXPE family member 3-like isoform X1, with translation MKARAWIQRDCIIIFLFVVVFVIIFVLQNMELNEIIPKVLTDHDMHRSFCTFQPLSPENAKEERLLLDSIVWPETQPLSARHSLSQTSDPAHSTFTILPRKGGGQWRVGDQLEVLIKICDFQHHPKTSGGDFLIARLHNLKLGAGVAGQVVDHLNGSYSAVFSLLWEGVAQVEVTLVHPSEAVTVLQRLTSKQPDRIDFKSLFRSGSLSETTTCNVCLRPTQRPLCNFTDLRTGEPWFCYKPLKLSCDARIDHIKGDLKQNLRANEEKLFQSGVNLKVFIPASGPAIVTILPKEKEKQKIPPLLSHDFLSGPTEVKSINVTSGPSGYYYQGVWQALGGTTVHQFNASATAQCLKGKDVHMYGDSTIRQWFEFLSTALPDLKEFDLHNPPKFGPFIALSYANNILVKYRCHGPPIRSPTVPVSELRYIANELDYLKGGVNTVVVLGIWAHFSTFPVEIYIRRLQNIRRAVMQLLVRAPDTKVIIRTANPKALTLYETMTNSDWYSLRRDYVLRAMFKGLNVHLVDAWEMVLAHHLPHNLHPQTPIIKNMVDVFLSYICPQKGS, from the exons ATGAAGGCCAGAGCTTGGATACAACGGGACTGCATCATCATCTTCCTCTTTGTGGTTGTCTTTGTCATTATCTTTGTGCTACAAAATATGGAG CTTAATGAAATCATCCCGAAAGTTCTCACTGACCATGACATGCATCGCAGCTTCTGCACCTTCCAGCCACTGTCCCCTGAGAACGCTAAGGAGGAACGCCTCCTACTAGACTCCATTGTGTGGCCTGAAACTCAACCTTTGTCAGCTCGTCACTCCCTGAGCCAGACCAGTGATCCAGCTCACAGCACCTTCACCATTCTCCCgaggaagggaggaggacaGTGGCGTGTAGGGGATCAGCTGGAGGTTCTGATAAAAATTTGTGATTTCCAGCACCATCCCAAGACGTCTGGGGGGGACTTTTTAATCGCCCGGCTCCACAACCTGAAGCTTGGTGCAGGTGTGGCTGGGCAAGTGGTGGATCATCTCAATGGGAGCTACTCTGCTGTGTTCTCTTTACTCTGGGAAGGAGTCGCACAGGTTGAG GTGACGCTGGTTCACCCTAGTGAGGCTGTCACAGTGCTCCAAAGGCTGACCAGCAAACAGCCGGACAGGATTGACTTCAAAAGCCTCTTCCGTTCAGGCTCACTCTCTGAAACTACCACCTGTAATGTCTGCCTACGCCCAACCCAACGGCCACTCTGCAACTTCACTGACCTCCGTACAGGCGAGCCTTGGTTCTGCTACAAGCCACTGAAGCTGAGCTGTGATGCCAGGATCGACCACATCAAGGGGGACTTGAAACAAAATCTCAGGGCTAATGAGGAGAAGCTCTTTCAAAG TGGTGTCAACTTGAAAGTCTTCATTCCGGCTTCAGGACCTGCCATTGTCACCATATTGCCAAAAGAGAAAG aaaaacaaaaaatcccacCACTCTTGTCCCATGACTTTCTCTCAGGTCCTACTGAGGTGAAAAGCATCAATGTGACATCTGGACCTTCTGGTTATTACTACCAAGGTGTGTGGCAAGCACTAGGTGGAACCACAGTCCATCAATTCAATGCCTCTGCCACCGCACAGTGTCTAAAAGGCAAGGATGTCCACATGTATGGAGACTCCACTATCAGGCAGTGGTTTGAATTCCTCAGCACAGCACTACCAG ATCTAAAGGAGTTTGATCTGCACAACCCCCCAAAATTTGGACCTTTCATCGCCTTAAGCTATGCAAACAACATCTTGGTGAAATACCGCTGCCATGGTCCCCCGATCCGATCTCCCACGGTCCCAGTCAGCGAGCTTCGTTACATTGCAAATGAACTAGATTACTTAAAAGGAGGCGTCAACACTGTCGTAGTTCTTGGCATCTGGGCTCACTTCAGCACTTTCCCAGTGGAGATCTACATCCGGAGGCTGCAGAACATCCGCAGGGCGGTGATGCAGCTGCTGGTCAGGGCTCCAGACACAAAGGTCATCATCCGGACCGCAAACCCCAAAGCTTTGACACTTTATGAGACAATGACCAACAGTGACTGGTACTCGCTGCGGCGTGATTATGTGCTCAGAGCCATGTTTAAAGGACTCAACGTTCATCTAGTCGATGCCTGGGAGATGGTCCTGGCCCACCACCTGCCGCACAACCTCCACCCACAAACTCCTATAATTAAGAATATGGTCGATGTATTCTTGTCCTACATATGCCCTCAAAAGGGCAGCTag
- the LOC121961190 gene encoding angiopoietin-4-like, with product MKNLVGFCVLISAFLLSCTVQAKKHHKTTPLSSQGTDCTQIKALSPQATSGVYVIKPHNVKAPFKVYCEMRSDGGWTVFQRRSGGEVSFNRKWAAYKKGFGNLTYDHWLGLRKVFSLTEKKNKTWTLRVDLWDHETDTAHAEYTHFRLGSAKQAFKLHVGKYSGTAGNAIHDQNGYGFSTINRDNDGCSPCIFGDIAVMECAESDGGGWWYSRCGSASLNGDWHPAGDHIGWASGLHWKTWKTHAPYSLNATRMMIKSA from the exons ATGAAGAATCTGGTTGGCTTTTGTGTGCtcatttcagcatttcttttGAGCTGCACAGTACAGGCTAAG aaacaccacaaaacaactcctctctcctctcaag GAACAGACTGCACACAGATAAAGGCTCTCTCACCACAAGCAACCAGTGGGGTTTATGTAATCAAGCCTCACAATGTCAAGGCCCCGTTTAAG GTGTACTGTGAGATGAGGTCCGATGGAGGCTGGACTGTGTTTCAGAGGCGCAGTGGAGGAGAGGTTTCCTTCAATCGGAAATGGGCAGCATATAAAAAGGGTTTCGGAAACCTGACAT ATGACCACTGGCTTGGTCTGAGGAAAGTTTTCTCTCTGACCGAGAAAAAGAACAAGACGTGGACCTTGAGGGTGGACCTGTGGGACCACGAAACTGACACCGCTCACGCCGAGTACACACACTTCAGACTGGGCAGTGCAAAACAAGCTTTCAAACTGCATGTTGGGAAATACAGTGGAACTGCAG GTAATGCCATCCATGACCAGAATGGCTACGGCTTCAGCACCATCAACCGCGACAATGACGGCTGCTCCCCTTGCATCTTTGGAGACATCGCTGTAATGGAATGTGCCGAATCAGACGGTGGGGGTTGGTGGTACAGCCGCTGCGGCTCTGCCAGCCTGAATGGCGACTGGCATCCTGCTGGTGACCATATAGGCTGGGCGTCAGGCCTCCactggaaaacctggaaaactcACGCACCTTACTCCCTGAATGCCACCAGAATGATGATCAAATCTGCATGA